Part of the Stigmatopora argus isolate UIUO_Sarg chromosome 3, RoL_Sarg_1.0, whole genome shotgun sequence genome, aacttaaaatgtatttcGTTATTAAGCAATGGAAACTACAGCTTGGATCTGAAACTATTTACGTCTGTTTCCTGTCCTTTCGTTTTACCGCTCATTGaccaaaaaacatacatttctgTCATCCTTTATTTATGTGTCACAATTTACAATCGCAATAGACAAACAGAAACTAAGCAAGTTGCACATTCTGGAATCAGTGCATTGTCTATGCAGTGTAAAAAGTCAAAGTCTTTGGTTTCCTCATGTTCAACGTgcccagtaaaaaataaaaaaaataaaaagtaacaaCGCTATGCAAAGCCATTAATGCAACCAATATCCTttcaaaatgtgaaaacatGTCATTCCACCACTGGAACCATTGCGTCCGCTTTGACTGCGTCAACTAAAAAGCTGAGCTCGTTGCATAGCGTCTCATGGCGGTACGCCATGCGGATTTGCGCCACGTTTGTACGTTTTATGTCGTTACCCTCAGGGCCGTCTTGCAGGTAGTTGGAGcccaaaaagtgttttttctcCTGGAAGCAAGCCCAAAGAGTTGTGTTTTTAATCCTTTCATGCTcaaatgatcttattttaacCCGTATCGGGCACTATTTTTACAAATGTTTGGGGATGCTCACCTGGTGCGACAGACCGCTCTGAAGCACGCTATTTCTGGCGATCTCACACAAGTCGCAGGTGCTGAGTTTCCAGAGCTGAGCCGCGATGGCGTACTCCTCCATCAATGGTTCCTGTGAACATTTCAGCTCCACTCATGTTTCCGTTCTGCTCTTTAAGCTCCATTTAGCTCAAATGGAGACTGACCTTTGTGTAGTGGAACTGCATGGGGTCATCGGTGGACAGCGACACACACAGGCCCTTCTGAAGAAACTCCCGCAGTGGGTTTTTGGAGTACTGCAGGAACAGGCTGTTGTTGCTCAGAGGCGACATAGCAATGGGGACCTGGCCCAGGTAGTAGAGGTACTGCAATACCGGACTCTGGTGGAGTACAAAATCAGGATAGGAGAACTTCAAAATGTAGTCTGGGACGGTCACATGAATCATTAGTTTTCAGGCCGACATCCCATATGAAGTTTCTCCACATCTTCAAAAGAAGTTATTTATAGCTGGAACTGGTTTCAGATAAGTCAGTAAAGTCTGGCGTAAGAGAGAGATGAACCCAGATTTTTGTCACACGAGCTCCTGGGCACTGGGCCCTTGTGAACTGAGGTTAGCCTGAGAGACCACCAGAGTGCTCTTACCTTTTTTGACTCTGCAtgttttaggggggaaaagcaattaTCTTTGATTAAAGCATCTGAGGCCAAATCACCTTTTTCAGGTTGAGGCCATGAGAAATGTTGTCAGCCGTTAGGAAGGCGGACACCAGGTGCGTTATTGAGCCGGCCTCACCGCAGTGGGGACGGAACTGGAATGTGTTCAACCCGCGCTCCCTGTGGagtaatacaaaaatgtaaaactttaAAGGGGCTTTTGTTACATCACAAATACAGTTGTATTTGGTAGTTTGGTCTCAGAACAACAACCAAATCAGCTCACACACTGTATTAGAAAGTCCTACAACAACTAATACTCACTTGCGCAGGTTGTTGAGCACCATGATGTTGGCGTACATATAGAACAGATAGTAGGTGTACGGCGGGTTCTCGTCTGCTGTCCAGGACTCGGGCTTTGGACTTTTGTAGGAGAACAAATGGTCGCTGTGTTTGGACTCATCGTCCACGCTGTCGAACCCAGTTACCTGCAGAGTGAGATGAAGGTCGTAGACCAGGGAGGAGCAGCGTTATCTGAGAACTCGACATCAATAAACACTTGTTTGGATGACATGCATGAACTATTTACGTATTTTAGAAAAACGTGGAGTGCTGGGTTCTTCTGGGGGTTGACTGTGGCCTCAAAGATGGGAAGGAATATATTTTCCAGCATTTTGGCGAAGTTTGGTATCAGTTTTTTTGACCTGAAAATGTCACTGCAAAACAATAGTCATATTGACGGACATTCGGGAAAGCCATCTAAATCTGAATGGAGCTTCCAAGAACACGCACTAGATCCGAGGGACCTGAATCATCCATCTCAGGTTGGGTGAGTGGACTTTGTGCTGGATGAACCATGTGGCAAGCCCCTTCCACTCATTGCTGGATCGTCCGTAAATGGACAGGCGAGGCTCGGCGTGCTGGTACTTGCTCTCCTCAAGGTCCTTTGCCACTTCCTGTAAGGATGACAGTCGCTTCATAGTATAATCCATAGTGGTTAACAAATTGTCAAAGTCCTTAACTCGTATTAAGGGTCCTTGATTAATTTTTGGATAGGCTATGACATGGTTCTAAATTTTGTATCACTTTAGGTTAGGGATTTCCACTGTTAACCAAAGGCCCCTGATTCCAAATTGGATGTAACGGGATTTCATCATTGAGTTTCATGAATGTGACACCTTGATAAGTCGAGCGAAGTACTCTCCTTCGATGTAGTTGTCTGTCTTTAGGTAAATCTCCCGCAGTTCACTGGCTCCCACCGGGTTGTACTTGGAGTTGAATTTGTCAAAGCGATGGAACGTTTGTCTGCCCTGCACAGGTCAAAGATTTACAACCGTCCCTTTTTTTCAACTGCAgtgttaaactttttttaaaacacttggacCCACTGCGTGTACATCCAGCGAGTCCACAGTGAGGTCATATGGGTCCATGTGGAGGCTGCTGAAGACCTGTTCCAGGGTAAACCTCTGTCCACCTTTCTCCAATACCACGCAATCTTTCTCTGTCTGGTATGTGGTTTTGATGAACTTCAGCAAGTGCTTTTGGTTCATACAGGCAGCAGCATGTATGTGCGTGTCCACCTTTTGTTTGATGGAAGAGGAACAGGTGTTGttctttgttgttttcatttcaattttgcgACAATTCAAAAGCTTAGGTTTTTGGTGAAAAACATATCAACCTTTCTGACGTTGTAGAAGTCTCTGTGTGGAACGCACTTCAGTTCCTTAAGTTCTGCCATTTCATTGAGCATTTCATGTAGGTAGAATTTGGAGGACAAGAAGTTTAGCCGTCTGTGACAGTAGGTCTTTCTGCAAGACATCGTATTAAAGTCAGGTTTTATTTAGAGCCGGGGTGTTAAACCAATTCCACAAAGAGCCAAGAGGGTTctggttttcgttccaactcacagcacagacagtttaaccaatgaattttctgctgaaacaagcagcacctgacagactgcaatcaactgattacacttgcagaTCGGTGAAATGGTGTCCTCTTCTTTGGTTAGAAGGGAAACTTGCACCCAcctggccctttgtggaattggttttacacccctgatttaaaggcTTCACAAAGTTTTTGGCTCacagaaatgaaaatgaattggtCGGAACACATTCCTTCTACCACCCCCTAACTATCGTGCTAATTAGCATCCAGCAAGTCCTGGTTCTTACGTG contains:
- the ampd3b gene encoding AMP deaminase 3b isoform X1, with the translated sequence MRRREVPLCKQRSTPCLGREMPRLFPRMSMTEVDEKVRLLAEKVYASALKEKDTKDAIALFTVPEDCPIGLQEDRERALQKELAEQKSQETVKRKKNFMMKRSQSLSLQIPTSDWNLRTHSPILSPTTPDLAFSESFPDFQRVTISGDYCAGITVEDYEQAAKSLLKALFIREKYSRLAYHRFPRTIARFLRNTEGQNWREEEEVLPDIWPVPREDENPYSMEGIPDNLDYELQMKDGIVHVFDNAEALKQRQPRTLPYPDLETFAIDLSHVLAMIADGPTKTYCHRRLNFLSSKFYLHEMLNEMAELKELKCVPHRDFYNVRKVDTHIHAAACMNQKHLLKFIKTTYQTEKDCVVLEKGGQRFTLEQVFSSLHMDPYDLTVDSLDVHAGRQTFHRFDKFNSKYNPVGASELREIYLKTDNYIEGEYFARLIKEVAKDLEESKYQHAEPRLSIYGRSSNEWKGLATWFIQHKVHSPNLRWMIQVPRIYDIFRSKKLIPNFAKMLENIFLPIFEATVNPQKNPALHVFLKYVTGFDSVDDESKHSDHLFSYKSPKPESWTADENPPYTYYLFYMYANIMVLNNLRKERGLNTFQFRPHCGEAGSITHLVSAFLTADNISHGLNLKKSPVLQYLYYLGQVPIAMSPLSNNSLFLQYSKNPLREFLQKGLCVSLSTDDPMQFHYTKEPLMEEYAIAAQLWKLSTCDLCEIARNSVLQSGLSHQEKKHFLGSNYLQDGPEGNDIKRTNVAQIRMAYRHETLCNELSFLVDAVKADAMVPVVE
- the ampd3b gene encoding AMP deaminase 3b isoform X2, with product MAQTTAEEMPRLFPRMSMTEVDEKVRLLAEKVYASALKEKDTKDAIALFTVPEDCPIGLQEDRERALQKELAEQKSQETVKRKKNFMMKRSQSLSLQIPTSDWNLRTHSPILSPTTPDLAFSESFPDFQRVTISGDYCAGITVEDYEQAAKSLLKALFIREKYSRLAYHRFPRTIARFLRNTEGQNWREEEEVLPDIWPVPREDENPYSMEGIPDNLDYELQMKDGIVHVFDNAEALKQRQPRTLPYPDLETFAIDLSHVLAMIADGPTKTYCHRRLNFLSSKFYLHEMLNEMAELKELKCVPHRDFYNVRKVDTHIHAAACMNQKHLLKFIKTTYQTEKDCVVLEKGGQRFTLEQVFSSLHMDPYDLTVDSLDVHAGRQTFHRFDKFNSKYNPVGASELREIYLKTDNYIEGEYFARLIKEVAKDLEESKYQHAEPRLSIYGRSSNEWKGLATWFIQHKVHSPNLRWMIQVPRIYDIFRSKKLIPNFAKMLENIFLPIFEATVNPQKNPALHVFLKYVTGFDSVDDESKHSDHLFSYKSPKPESWTADENPPYTYYLFYMYANIMVLNNLRKERGLNTFQFRPHCGEAGSITHLVSAFLTADNISHGLNLKKSPVLQYLYYLGQVPIAMSPLSNNSLFLQYSKNPLREFLQKGLCVSLSTDDPMQFHYTKEPLMEEYAIAAQLWKLSTCDLCEIARNSVLQSGLSHQEKKHFLGSNYLQDGPEGNDIKRTNVAQIRMAYRHETLCNELSFLVDAVKADAMVPVVE